CGGCGATTCGATAAAATTTAACCGCTTCGCCGAAATTGCCAATTTTTTCAAGAGCCCAACCGGCTTCAAAGGCAGCAGGCGCATAGTTTCTCTTGTACTTTAGACAGCTTTTGGCGGCTTGCAGCGCTTCTTTGTGGCGTCCCAATTTGTTAAACAAAGAAGCCATGCGATAATAGGCTTCGTAGTAATTGGATTTGATCTCGGCTGCTTTTTTAAACGAGGCTATTGCTTCATCGGTTTTGCCGATTTTGTCAAGAGCGACGCCCATGGCATTGTAAGCGCGATAATTTTTCGGGCTGATTTCTGTGACCCGGGCAAAGGCGTCCGCTGCTTTCTGGTATTCTTTGCGTTTGTTATAAATAAATCCCAGTTCGTAATAATTTTTTGACGAAGAAGAATCCGCGTCAATCGCTTGAAGGCACGCGGTCAATGCCTCGTCGAACCGATCCATATTGCGATATAATTTTGCCAGTGCTAACCAGGCGTGGGAATAAAGCGGGTTGGTTTCGACGGCCTTATTATAGGCGGCCAAAGCCTCATTGTAGCGCCGCAATTTTACCAATGCCACTCCTTTTCCGTAATATGCTTGCACATATTCCGGATCATATTTGATGGCTTTATCATAGGCGACAAGGGCTTTTCCGGCATCGCCTTGTTTCAGAAAAGCGTTCCCGTTGTTGTAGGCCTGTTTAGCAATATTTTTTTGCTTTTTGACATCCGCCTGGGACATAAGTTTTTCGCGCAATGATTTTATCTCTGCATTCAGCTTATCAAATTCCACTTTCAAATCATCGTATTGGGCTTTGCTGATGCCCTCCTGATTCATTTGATCGCGAATTTGTTTCGCTTTTGCGACTTTTTGGTCGTACTGTCGCTGGAGTTGTGGGTCCTGAGCTTGCAGAGATAAAACAATCATCAGAGAGAAGAGAAAACTGACCAGCGCACAGAAAAATTTTTTCTGCATGGAAAAAATCTCCTTGTTTATTCGTACTACGTGGTTTACTAATAATTGTGCCGAAGGCGGGATTCGAACCCGCACACCCGGTGGGCACTACCCCCTCAAGATAGCGTGTCTGCCAATTCCACCACTTCGGCAGCCAGGTTCAAAATAGCT
The sequence above is a segment of the Calditrichota bacterium genome. Coding sequences within it:
- a CDS encoding tetratricopeptide repeat protein, which codes for MQKKFFCALVSFLFSLMIVLSLQAQDPQLQRQYDQKVAKAKQIRDQMNQEGISKAQYDDLKVEFDKLNAEIKSLREKLMSQADVKKQKNIAKQAYNNGNAFLKQGDAGKALVAYDKAIKYDPEYVQAYYGKGVALVKLRRYNEALAAYNKAVETNPLYSHAWLALAKLYRNMDRFDEALTACLQAIDADSSSSKNYYELGFIYNKRKEYQKAADAFARVTEISPKNYRAYNAMGVALDKIGKTDEAIASFKKAAEIKSNYYEAYYRMASLFNKLGRHKEALQAAKSCLKYKRNYAPAAFEAGWALEKIGNFGEAVKFYRIAAKSRNWRKSAQYQIDMIKRKQGK